ACAGGAACAAAATGATCACCACCAGAATAATGCCTTCAATCAGCACTTTGGTGACGGTGTGCAGTGCCGCGTCTACCAGCTCACTTCGGTCATAGTAAGGCACAATTTGCAGCCCGTGTGGCAGCATGCCCTTGCTGTTGATTTCTTCAACGCGGGCTTTGATCCGGCTGACCACTTCTTTAGCGTTGCCGCCACGCATCATGATCACAATGCCACCGACCGATTCGGTGTCGCCATTTTTGAGCACGACCCCAACCCGCACCTCATGACCAATGGTGACTTCGGCGACATCGCGGATGTAGACCGGAATCCCATTCACCTCTTTCAGCACCATGTTGCGTATGTCATCCAGATTTTGCACCAGTCCGACACCGCGAATCAGATATTGCTCGGCGTAATGCGGCAAAATACCGCCGCCACTGTTGGCGTTGTTTCGCGCCAGCGCCTCATACACGTCTTTGAGCTTAATCGAAAAGTGCGTCATGCGGTCAGGGTTGACCAGCACCTGGTATTGTTTGACATAGCCGCCTTGCGAGTTGATTTCGGCCACGCCCGGAATACCGCGCAGCAATGGACGCACCACCCAGTCTTGGATCGCGCGTCGCTCAGTCAGGTCTTCGCGGCTGAGTTCTTTTTTGCCATCTTCCGGTTTATCCAGCGTAAATTGATAGACTTCGCCGAGGCCGGTCGAGACGGGTCCCAGAATCGGCGTCACGCCTTGCGGCATGCGCTCCATGACCTCCATCAGTCTTTCCATCACCAGTTGCCGTGCAAAATACACATTGGTGCTGTCGGTAAAAACCAGCGTAATCAGCGATAGCGCATTTTTATTGACTGAGCGCATTTCGGTCAGGCCGGGGAGGCCGGTCATGGCGATTTCAAGCGGCACCGTGATGAAACGCTCTACCTCTTCTGGGGATTTTCCAGTGGCTTGTGTTGCAATCATCACCTGCACATTGGTGACATCAGGAAACGCATCCACCGATAGTTTTTTGACGGCAAACAAGCCTGCAAATACCAGCCCGATGGCGAGCACTAACACAATGAGGCGCTGCTTGAGCGCGCCTCTAATTAACGACTCAATCATGCTTTACTCCATTTCCTTGCGCTTACGTTCGTTATTGACGTGAAAAGCGCCATCGAGCACGATTTGGTCACCGGGTTGCAAGCCTTGTAAGACTTCTCTTTTGTCTGCGTAGGTGCGGCCCAACGTCACGGGTAACAATTTGTATTGTTTGGATTTGAGCGTTTGTGCAAACACATGGTCGGCGTTGTTTTCTCTGACCACTGCGGTAGAGGGGATCGCGATGACCTTTTGAGGCTTCGCTTCGAGCAAGATGGTAATCAGCATGTCCGGCTTCAACAACATCTTGTCGTTACTGATATTGGCGCGCGCCATCACAGTGCGTGTCGCTGGGTCCACAATATCGCCGACGAAGGCCAGCGTGCCGGTGAGCTCTGCATCATCCAGTGCAGGCACTTCAATATTGATGGATTGCCCTTCTTTAATGTGCGCAATTTGTTGCTCAGGAATCTCTGCGACTGCCCAAACGTGAGACAAATCTGCAACGACAAACAATTCCTCAGCCGGGGCCACGACTTGCCCTAATCTGGCTTTGCGCGCAATCACGGTACCGGCAATTTTAGAATTGACCTGGCTGGTGGACATACCACTGTTTTGCAAGCCCAGTTGCGCAATATTGCTAGGCGCCATGCCCAGCACTTGTAACTGATCGCGTGCGGCATTTAATTCGGCGTTCGCCGCATTGAGCTCGCCCTCGCGACGTTGCAATTCTGCCAAACTAATCACATCGGCCTCTAGCAACTGTTTTGCCCGGTCAACGGCTTTGGTTTGTAGCTGCATTTGTTGGCTGGCTTTGATGTAGCTGAGTTGGTACTGCGCCAATTCAGTGCTTTTAATAGTGGCCAAGCGTTGTCCTGCTTTTACTTCATCCCCTAAGTTGACATCCAGAGTGCTGATGCGGCCCGTGATCGAGGCGCCAGCTCTGGATTCAAAGTGCTCATCCACCTGAATGCGTCCGGGGATGCGCAAGGTATCAATGAACAATTGCTCAGATACTGCACCGGTTTTTACCGTCGCTTCTAATTCTTTGGTTAAGCTGACCAAGCTGGGATCTACGACTTCTTTCGTCTCTTGGACAGGCGCTGGTTTTTCACTACAGCCGCTAAATGTGGTTGCCAGTGCGGCAACCAATAATGTTGAACATACAATACGAGACATCACCATCCCCTTACGGTTGAACCAAATCCGAACCGATGAAGCGTTCGATTTGCAATACACTAAAAAAATAATCAAATTTGGCAATCAGATAGTCACGTCTGACATCACGATTGACGCGTTGCGCATCTAGGTATTCCAGAATGCCACGTTCTCCGAATTTATAAGCGGCTTCCGCCCGACTAAGCGTGGCTTCAGATTGATTGAGTAAGCCATTCTCAAACGCTTTGAGCTGGTTGCTGGCGATCACCGTGCGTTGATAAGCGCTATCGATTTCTTTGCGCAGCACCTGTTGTTGCAACTTAATGTTGGCGTCGGCTTCTTCGATGCCGGCGGCAGCTTGCGCAATCTGGCCTTCACGACGATTCCATACGGGTAGTGGCAGCACCACACCTACCCGAAACGTGTTCAGGTCGGGGTCTTGCGTGAAGTCAGATTTCACAGTTAATCCAGGAAAGCGCAACGCCTGCTCTAACTTTAACTTGGCTTCTGCGCTGTCTTTGGCGCTAAACAGTTGTTGCAGGTAAGGGTTGTTTTCAGCCGACTGCCGCAATTCGATCACGCTGGGTAGGGTTGATATCGTCGGTAATTCCGAATTGATTTCAAAACTGTCCGGCATATTGCCGATCATGCCGCGCAAAATCGCTTTCGCTTCCTCAATCCGCGTTTGTGCACTGGCGTAATCGCGCTCGGCCGCTAATAACTCAGTATCCGCTTTAATTAGCTCGTAGCGTGGCGCTTCGCCAATTTCGACCTTACGTTTCACTTTGCTTTGAATTTGCTGCAACAAGCTGAGGTTGGCGCTAAACATGCCGAGGATTTGTTGACGCAACAACACATTCAGATAAGCCTGTTTGATTTGATTCCGCAGATCAAAACTGGTGGTGAATATGCCTTTTTCGGCGTAATTAAACTGTTGCTCCGCCAGCTCGCGCCGCGAGGTACGCGTGCCTGGAAAGTCTAGGGGCTGTGAAATCGTGATGCCATAGTTTTGATTCGTGGTGCCGGGCGCATTGCGATATCTGGCAGGGCCACCCATGATCTCAAGATCAGGGTTAAAGTACGCACGTGATGCTGTGATGCCAGCCGCCGCAGCGGCGGTTTGCGCTTTACTGACCGCCATCATCGGATTTTCATCGACGGCTTTATCCAGCAAGGTTTTTAGGTCAAAAGTGATTTCTGCATTGGCAAGAGGCGATAGGCATAAATAAAAGCATAATAGCTTGCCGATCTGTCGCCAGCGGGTATTTCTTAACATAACGATCCTTTTTCGGTGACAGTTGATTGGATCATGCCACAGCCACCTTATTGAACAATGAAAATAGCGCCTACCGTGTTGCGTAGCGCGCAACTAAACAATCATCAAGCGGATTGGGGAGGCCGATCAAGCCAGAAGCCGAGCTGCAGGTGGTAGGCGGTGAGATGGTGTTCGGGGGTGAGGTGTTTGGCTTTATGGAGAGGGTAGCTAAAGCCTGGTAGCACTATTTTATCGACATCCACCTCGGCAATTTCGAGCATATCGACACAGGCACTCATATCGCCAAAATCGGCAGATAAACCATCATCACTGCTATTGCCAACGCTGACTGTTGATAAGCTGCTGTCTAATAGCGTGCTTGTGACCACCGGTTCGGCGGCGGTTGTTTGCAGGGCAAACAACAAACATAGCAGATGTAGAAAATAAAATAGCTTTTGCATTAAAAATCGTTTTGGTGGGCATTACATTACTTTTACAGCAATAACTATACCAGCAATATGAGCACCTCTAAGCGATTGATTTCATTTGAGCTGCAACGAATAGCCGCAGCGGAGGTGGCAAGCATATATTTATCTTGCACCAAACTGGTGCGTCAAAGCCACAATGACATTATAGTAGATGTCACTGTGGTGTCAACGTGAGAACAGACTAGACGGAGAGTGCTTCTTCTTTAAAAATTAATTTCACTTGATCGTGCTCATCAATATCGATGTGCACCTGGCCACCATCATTGAGTCGACCAAACAGCAATTCATCAGCCAAGGCTTTACGAATGGTGTCTTGAATCAATCGAGCCATCGGACGTGCGCCCATCAGCGGATCAAAGCCTTTTTTGCCCAGATAGGCTTTCAGTGCATCGCTGAAAGTCACTTCAACTTTTTTCTCGTGCAACTGATCTTCAAGTTGCATGAGGAATTTGTCGACGACACGCAAGATGACTTCTTGGTTGAGCGCACCAAACGAAACGGTGGCATCCAAACGGTTACGGAACTCTGGACTGAAGAAGCGTTTCAGATCCGCAGCCTCATCGGTACTATCCTTGCTGTTGGTAAAGCCGATGCTGGATTTAGATAAGTTTTCTGCACCCGCATTGGTCGTCATAATAATGGTCACATTGCGGAAATCTGCTTTGCGGCCATTGTTATCGGTCAGCGTGCCATGATCCATTACTTGCAACAGAATATTGAAAATATCCGGGTGCGCTTTTTCGATTTCGTCCAGCAACAGCACGCAATAAGGTTGTTTCGTCACAGCCTCGGTCAACAGGCCGCCTTGGTCAAAGCCAACATAGCCCGGAGGCGCACCAATCAAGCGTGATACCGCATGCCGTTCCATATATTCCGACATATCAAAACGTAATAGCTCAATGCCCAGCACATAAGCCAATTGTTTAGCGACCTCGGTTTTACCAACGCCAGTGGGGCCTGCAAACAAGAAGCTACCGATAGGTTTGCTGCTGTTGCCCAAGCCGCTGCGCGCCATTTTGACGGCTGAGGCCAATACTTCAATCGCTTTGTCCTGACCAAACACAACGGCTTTCAAGTCACGCTCTAGCGTTTTTAACGCATTGCGGTCATCGCTCGAGATGTTTTTGGGTGGGATGCGGGCAATTTTGGCAATGATTTCTTCAATCTCTTTGTTGCCAATAATTTTCTTTTGTTTGCTCTTAGGCAGAATGCGTTGTGCAGCCCCTGCCTCATCAATCACGTCAATCGCCTTGTCTGGCAAGTGACGGTCGTTGATGTACTTCGCAGACAACTCAGCCGCCACCGTTAGGGCGCTCGCACTGTATTTGACGCTGTGATGCTCTTCAAATCTGGTTTTGAGGCCTTTTAAAATCTCAATGGTTTCGGCCACGCTAGGCTCTTGCACATCAATCTTTTGGAAGCGACGTGAGAGGGCATGGTCTTTTTCAAAAATGCCACGGTACTCTTGGTAGGTCGTCGCACCGATGCATTTGAGCGATCCGTTGGATAACGCTGGTTTGAGTAGGTTGCTGGCATCCAGCGTGCCGCCACTGGCAGAACCGGCGCCAATTAACGTATGAATTTCATCAATAAACAAAATGGCTTCTGGTTTTTCGGCCAATTGTTTCATCACCGCTTTTAGACGCTGTTCAAAATCACCACGGTATTTGGTCCCGGCGAGCAAGGCGCCCATGTCTAACGAGTAAACAGTGGCGTTTTCCAACACTTCTGGAATGTCATTGCTAACAATACGGGAGGCCAAGCCTTCGGCGATGGCGGTTTTACCCACACCGGCTTCACCAACGAGCAGTGGGTTATTTTTGCGGCGGCGGCATAAGGTTTGGATCACACGCTCTAACTCTGGGCCGCGACCGATTAAAGGATCAATCTTGCCTGCAATGACCTGTGCAT
This Methylophilus medardicus DNA region includes the following protein-coding sequences:
- a CDS encoding efflux RND transporter periplasmic adaptor subunit — its product is MSRIVCSTLLVAALATTFSGCSEKPAPVQETKEVVDPSLVSLTKELEATVKTGAVSEQLFIDTLRIPGRIQVDEHFESRAGASITGRISTLDVNLGDEVKAGQRLATIKSTELAQYQLSYIKASQQMQLQTKAVDRAKQLLEADVISLAELQRREGELNAANAELNAARDQLQVLGMAPSNIAQLGLQNSGMSTSQVNSKIAGTVIARKARLGQVVAPAEELFVVADLSHVWAVAEIPEQQIAHIKEGQSINIEVPALDDAELTGTLAFVGDIVDPATRTVMARANISNDKMLLKPDMLITILLEAKPQKVIAIPSTAVVRENNADHVFAQTLKSKQYKLLPVTLGRTYADKREVLQGLQPGDQIVLDGAFHVNNERKRKEME
- the clpA gene encoding ATP-dependent Clp protease ATP-binding subunit ClpA, yielding MIAQELEVSLHMAFMDARQKRHELITVEHLLLAMLDNPTAAEVLRACGAKFDTLRNELTQYIEEHTPTVAGTEEVDTQPTLGFQRVIQRAMLHVQSSGKKEVTGANVLVAIYGEKDSHAVFFLHQQGVTRLDVVNFISHGVAKIQDSEPKASSAEQESEGENVSTGALESFTLNLNAQVIAGKIDPLIGRGPELERVIQTLCRRRKNNPLLVGEAGVGKTAIAEGLASRIVSNDIPEVLENATVYSLDMGALLAGTKYRGDFEQRLKAVMKQLAEKPEAILFIDEIHTLIGAGSASGGTLDASNLLKPALSNGSLKCIGATTYQEYRGIFEKDHALSRRFQKIDVQEPSVAETIEILKGLKTRFEEHHSVKYSASALTVAAELSAKYINDRHLPDKAIDVIDEAGAAQRILPKSKQKKIIGNKEIEEIIAKIARIPPKNISSDDRNALKTLERDLKAVVFGQDKAIEVLASAVKMARSGLGNSSKPIGSFLFAGPTGVGKTEVAKQLAYVLGIELLRFDMSEYMERHAVSRLIGAPPGYVGFDQGGLLTEAVTKQPYCVLLLDEIEKAHPDIFNILLQVMDHGTLTDNNGRKADFRNVTIIMTTNAGAENLSKSSIGFTNSKDSTDEAADLKRFFSPEFRNRLDATVSFGALNQEVILRVVDKFLMQLEDQLHEKKVEVTFSDALKAYLGKKGFDPLMGARPMARLIQDTIRKALADELLFGRLNDGGQVHIDIDEHDQVKLIFKEEALSV
- a CDS encoding TolC family protein gives rise to the protein MLRNTRWRQIGKLLCFYLCLSPLANAEITFDLKTLLDKAVDENPMMAVSKAQTAAAAAGITASRAYFNPDLEIMGGPARYRNAPGTTNQNYGITISQPLDFPGTRTSRRELAEQQFNYAEKGIFTTSFDLRNQIKQAYLNVLLRQQILGMFSANLSLLQQIQSKVKRKVEIGEAPRYELIKADTELLAAERDYASAQTRIEEAKAILRGMIGNMPDSFEINSELPTISTLPSVIELRQSAENNPYLQQLFSAKDSAEAKLKLEQALRFPGLTVKSDFTQDPDLNTFRVGVVLPLPVWNRREGQIAQAAAGIEEADANIKLQQQVLRKEIDSAYQRTVIASNQLKAFENGLLNQSEATLSRAEAAYKFGERGILEYLDAQRVNRDVRRDYLIAKFDYFFSVLQIERFIGSDLVQP